TGCTCGGCGCCGCGGTCGATCGGTGGTAGTCGACCCACTCGCGGGCGCGCTCACCGGGGAAGCCGTCGACGCGCGGCTCCGCCGTGTCTCGGTTCATGAGCCTGGTACGCCAACTGCGCTAAAAAGGCGTTCGCCGACCTGGTGGTCACGCTCGCGTCGCGCCACGGGTGGCGGCGAGCGTCGGCGGTGAGATCGCTCGTTCGCTCGAATGCCATCGGGGGGCCGACGCGACTAGTCGGGGGTAGATTCTTGCCGTCTCCGGGAGCAGTCCCCACCATGTCCCTCCCCGACATCGAGCGCTCCCGCCTCGGGTGGTGGCTGCTGGGACTCGCACTCGCCGGTGCGCTCGTCTTCGTCCTCCACGCGTTCGTCGGAACCTTCGTCTTCGGACTCTTCCTCTACTACTCGACGCGGCCGATCTACCGCCGGCTCCGCCGTCGGATCGGCCCGCCGAGTCTCGCCGCCGCCGTCTCCCTGTTCGCACTGGCGCTCCCGGCGCTGTTGCTCGTCCTGTACGCCCTCCTCATCGTCGTCCGGCAGGCGGTCAGATACACAAACAGCGGCGCGTTCGACCTCTCGCGGTACCCCGTCGACCAGGACCTCCTCGTCGTCGTCACCGACCCACAGCGACTCCTCGACCTCGACCTCGGTTCGTACCTGTCGGCGGAGACGGTCGGGCAGTTCAGTCGCTCGCTCACCTCGGCAGTCGATACGGTCGCGTTCGTCGGCATCGGCGCGGTCCACCTGTTCGTGATGATCGCGCTCGCCTTTTACCTCCTCCGCGACGATCGTCGGCTGGGCGACTGGGTCGTCTCGACGTTCGGCGACGAGCGCGGGATCGTCCTCGCGTACGGCACTGCCGTCGATCACGACCTCAGCACCATCTTCTTCGGGAACATCCTCAACGCCGTCCTCACGGGGACGATCGGGGTCATCGCGTACACGGTCCTCAACGTCTTCGCACCGGTTCCGGAGACCAGCATTCCCGCCGCGGGACTCGTCGGCCTCCTCGCCGGTGTCGCCAGCATCATCCCCGTCGTAGGGATGAAACTCGTCTACGTCCCGGTCGCCCTCTACATGGCCGTCGTGACGTTCTTCGTCGACCCCCAGCTGCTGTGGTTCGTCCTCGCGTTCGCCGTCGTCTCGCTCGTCGTCGTCGACACGATCCCCGACCTCGTCCTCCGTCCGTACGTCTCCGGCCGGAGCCTCCACGTCGGGAGTGTGATGATCGCGTACACGTTCGGCCCGCTCCTGTTCGGCTGGTACGGCATCTTCCTCATGCCGATGCTCCTCGTGCTCGTCTTTCACTTCGCACGGCTCGTGCTCCCGGAGCTCGTCCAGGGAAGCGAGATCAAACCGTCGGCGGTCGATCCGGGCGTCGTCGACGAGGGAGGCACGGTGGATGTCGACCCGCCGACGGTGGACGCGGCGGTGGACGCCAACGAGAAGACGGTGGGGGCCGCGGAGTCGGCCGAGAGGGAGGTGGTCGAGGGGACGCGAACGCCGACCGGGGGACCGGGCGGTGACGGCGACGCGGTTGGCGATCCCGGCGACGACTGAGCGCGACGGCCGGGGATCGGGACCGAGTGGTTACTCGTCGAACTCCTCGTCGACGTACTGGCCTTCCCAGTCCTTGCGGGCGCGAATCTCACGGCGGCCGCGACGCGTCAGGGTGTAGTAGTTCGTCCGGCGGTCGCGCTGTCCCTTCTCGACGAGTCCCTTCTCGACGAGCGTGTCGAGGTTCGGGTAGAGTCGACCGTGGTGGATCTCCTTCTCGTAGTAGTCTTCCAACTCCTCTTTGATCGCGAGGCCGTGCGGTTCGTCGAGTCCCGCGATCACGTAGAGGAGGTCACGCTGAAATCCTGTCAGATCGTACATCGGTGAATTCGTCCTGATAATTAGCCAGCGAGTAGAATAAGTGTATCGAAATTCTGGTATGTCGTCGCAAAGTGCATACCCCCTGACCCGTCGCGTCCGTGAGTTCGCGGCGCGTTACGAACATGAGCTATGGACCGCGAGACGATTGTCGGCCGAACGACTGGTGACGACTCCGCCGGCGAGTCGCCGACCTGTCAGGGTGATTATTCCGGCGCCGGCAAGCGGACACCCGGATGGGACGCCACGCGCCGAGAGCAGGTGTTCGCCGAGCCGTCACCGACGACGGAGGAAGTCACGCGGGCGGGAGGGGTGTCGTGACTCTCTGTAACCCTCGGGTAGAACGAGCGAATCGACGGAACGAGCGCGTCGCTCGGCGGTCGATCGGTCCGAAAAGGAAGCAAGACACGCGAAAATCGCGTGATGCTTGCCGCCCTGAATTGGTCCCCGCTGACGCTTCGGCCCTCCAAAGCGAAGCGTCACTTCCACGTAA
This Salinigranum marinum DNA region includes the following protein-coding sequences:
- a CDS encoding helix-turn-helix transcriptional regulator, producing the protein MYDLTGFQRDLLYVIAGLDEPHGLAIKEELEDYYEKEIHHGRLYPNLDTLVEKGLVEKGQRDRRTNYYTLTRRGRREIRARKDWEGQYVDEEFDE
- a CDS encoding AI-2E family transporter — translated: MSLPDIERSRLGWWLLGLALAGALVFVLHAFVGTFVFGLFLYYSTRPIYRRLRRRIGPPSLAAAVSLFALALPALLLVLYALLIVVRQAVRYTNSGAFDLSRYPVDQDLLVVVTDPQRLLDLDLGSYLSAETVGQFSRSLTSAVDTVAFVGIGAVHLFVMIALAFYLLRDDRRLGDWVVSTFGDERGIVLAYGTAVDHDLSTIFFGNILNAVLTGTIGVIAYTVLNVFAPVPETSIPAAGLVGLLAGVASIIPVVGMKLVYVPVALYMAVVTFFVDPQLLWFVLAFAVVSLVVVDTIPDLVLRPYVSGRSLHVGSVMIAYTFGPLLFGWYGIFLMPMLLVLVFHFARLVLPELVQGSEIKPSAVDPGVVDEGGTVDVDPPTVDAAVDANEKTVGAAESAEREVVEGTRTPTGGPGGDGDAVGDPGDD